GCAGCAGCACGCGCGGCTCGGTGGCGAGGGCGCGGGCGATTTCCAGGCGCCGCTGGTCGCCGTAGCTGAAGTTGGCGGCCATCTCCCCGGCCCGGTCGGCCAGGCCCACCAGATCGAGCAGTGCCCAGGCGCGTTCCTCCACCCGCCGCTCCTCCTCGCGTGCGGTGCCGAAGACGCCCGCCCACAGCCCCGCGTGAGTGCGGACATGCTGCGCGATCTTCACGTTTTCCAGCGCCGAGAGCGCCCGGAACAGCCGGATGTTCTGGAAGGTGCGGCTCATGCCCAGCGCGGCGATGCGGTGCGGCGCGAGGCCCGTCACCTTCTGACCCCGGTAGGTCAGCGTTCCGCTGCTGGGCGGCGTGAGGCCCGTCATCAGGTTGAAGAGCGTCGTCTTGCCCGCTCCGTTCGGCCCGATCAGCCCGAAGATTTCGCCCTCGCGCACGTCGAACGACACGTCGTTCACGGCCACCAGGCCGCCGAAGCGCCGGGTCAGGCCGCGCGCCTCCAGCACCGTCCCTCGTTCGGTCAGCACGGCGGTCAAGAGGTACCTCCCTTCGCCTCCACCACGACGGGAACGGAAGGCGGACGGCGGGGCGGAGGTGGACGGCGCACGCCTTCCAACGCGCCCACGATGCCCTGCGGCAGGTACAGGCTCGCCACCACCAGCACCAGCCCGTTGATGACCAGCCGCCAGTCGGCCAGGAAACGCAGCAGCTCCGGCACGGCGGTCAGCAGCGCGCCGCCCACCACCGGCCCCCAGATGTTGCGCGAGCCGCCGATCAGCACGAAGGCCAGAATCGCAATCGAGGCATCGAAGGTGCCCTGCTTGGCGTTCCAGGTGTTCAGGAAGGGCGCGCTCATCGCCCCCACGATGCCCGCCAGCACTGCGCCGATCACAAAGGCCAGCACCTTGTAGCGCGTCGGCGGGACGCCCATCGCGTCGGCGGCCAGTTCGTCCTCGCGGATGGCGCGGAAGGCCCGCCCGACCCGCGAGCGCTCCACCTGCCGCGCGAACAGCAGCGTCAGGATCAGCAGCGGCCCGAACAGCCAGAGGTACTGCCAGCGGTCCTGAAAGCCGAACGCCTGCGGAATCCCAAAAATGCCGATGGCCCCGCCGGTGATCGAGAGGTTCAGGCTGACCACCCGCAGAATCTCCACGAAGGCAATCGTGGCGAGCGCGAGGTAGATGCCGCGCAGCCGCAGCGCGGGCACGCCCACGAGCACGCCCAGCACGCCGGACGCCAGCGCCGCCGCCACCCACGTCAGCGGGAACATGCCGTTGCCCAGCGCGTCCCGCAAGCTGCTGAAGGCCGGACTCGTCAGCATGATCGCCGCGACGTAGCCGCCGAGCGCGTAAAAACCGGGACTCGCCAGGCTGAGCTGCCCCGCCTGAAGCGGGAAATAGAGGCTGAGGCCCAGCAGCCCCGCCTGCACCATCGTGACGATCAGGAAGCCGTACTGTGCCAGAAACTCGCTCACGGCAGTCCCTTTTTACTCTGCTCCGCAGTCTTGCAAGTCCCCATGCCTGAAGCTGGAGGCATTTGGAGATCTGTGGAGAGGAGAGCGGCAAGAGGGAAGAGGCGCAGCATTACTTCACCCCTAGGTCAAGCTGCTGAACCCCCTGCCCGAACGTCGCCAGAACACGTAGCTTTGAACCGGCGGGCAGAACAGTGTCAAAGGGCGAAGCGGGTGTAAACCGATAGACGTTGCCCCCTCGCCACACGCAGCGGCCCCCGCTGCAACTGGCCTTCCAGTAGTTCGGCTCGCCCAAGCTTGCGCTGCTAGGCGTGAGGCGGGCTAGTTCCTTTCCGTCTGGCCCCAGCAGCACCAGAACGGCCCGCCATGTTCGGACATTTGCCAGTTCTGGCACGCTACCGTTGATGTACACGAGAACCGGTGAGGCAGCCAGCAGGTCTGCTGTACTGGGCATTGCCTCCAGGCGCGTAGTGCGGCCCGCGCAGATGTTGTACGCGCTGACGCCGACACCCTGAAGCTGCACATTCACGCCTCCGACACCGCCATCAAAGATGATGTCCGCCGTACCGCCGTCATTCACCTGCTGAACGCGGCGCGTGAGGGCGTTCAGAGAGGTGTCAGCGGCAGTTGTCTGCGCCTTCTTGCACAGGTCCTCGACTTTAGCTGGAGTAGGGTGGAACAGGTCGGCGGGAACCGTGGTGACGGGTGCAGCGAGCGCAGAAGGGAGCATGATGGTAGCCAGAGTAAGCAGCTTCTTCATAGAGCCTCCTCAAAGTGACAGGCGATGCCTTTGTAGCGCCCCTGCGACCGATCGAGTTTCCCATATCTTCTTCCGCTCACGTCACACCTTCTGAATCTGTGCGCGGCCCAGCAGCCCCTGCGGGCGCACGAGGAGAATCACGAACAGCAGCGCGAAGGCGACCGCGTCCTTGTACGCGCTGTACTGGGCGGGCACAAACGCTTCCGCCAGCCCGATCACCAGGCCGCCCACCACGGCGCCCGGAATGCTGCCCAGGCCACCCAGCACGATCACCGCCAGCCCCTTCAGCCCGTACGTCACGCCGAAGTAAGGCCCCGCCACGCCGAAGGCCGTCCCCACCAGCGTGCCCGCCAGCCCGCCCAGAAAGCCCGACAGGAAAAAGGTGATCAGGATGAAGCGGTCCACGCTGATGCCCAGCAGACTCGCCGTGCCGGGATTCTCCGCGACCGCTCGCAGCGCCTTGCCGATTTTGGTCCGCCCGATCACGTAGCCCAGAATTGCCAGCATCACCAGGCTGACCGCGAAGATGATGATCTGCACCGTCCGCACGATCACCACCCGGTCCCCGATGTGGAAACTCAGCGCGGGTTGCACCTGCCCGTAGGCGTCCGAGGGGAAATTGTAGATTTCGGCGCCGACGAGGAGCTGGATCAGGTTCACGACCACCAGTGCCACACCCAGACTGCTCACCAGTGCCAGCAGGGGATCGGCTCCCCTTGAACGCATGGGCCGGAAGGCGAGGCGCTCGATCAGCACGGCCACCAGCCCGGCGACCGCCGCCCCGATCAGGGTCGCCAGCGCGAACAACCAGGGATTCCCCGAGAAGGGCGAGCCGTTCGGAAACAGGTTGATCCCCTTCAGAATGCCGTTGTTCTCGAACTGCCCCACGACCAGGGTGTACGTGAAGTAAGCCCCCAGTGTGAACACGGCCCCATGCGCGAAGTTGATGATGCCCAGAATGGAAAAGACCAGCGTGTAGCCCAGCGCGAAAATGGCATAGACGCTCCCGATGGCGAGGCCGTTCAGGACGTTTTGCAGCAGTTGACTCAGCTCCATAGCTTTCTCTCCAAGAGCCTTCAGCTTTCAGCCGTCAGCTCTCAGCTTGGTTCTTGCTGATGGCTGACGGCTGAAAGCGGAGAGCTTACTTCAGGTACACGAACGAGCCGTTCTTGGCGTCCTGCATCTTGATCTGCGCCACGTAGAAGTCCTTCTGGAGCACCTCGCCTTCCTTGTCGAAGCGCACCTCGCCCAGCGGCGTGTTGTACTTCCCGGCCAGAATCTGCTTGTTCAGGGCCGTGCGCAGGTCGTCCAGGTTCCACTGGGACAGTTTCTTCTGGTGATCCAGCGCCCTCAGCGCGTCCGCGACCACCTGCACGCCCGCGTAGGCCTGGGCGGCGAACTGGGGCGGGTCCTTCTTGTACTGGGCGCGGTATTCCTTCACGAAGAGCTGGTTGGCGGCGCTGGGCTGCGCGGGGCTGTACGCCTGCGCGATGATCACGCCGTCACAGTACTGCTGGCAGACCGGGAAGATGTTGGAGGTGTTCAGGCCGTTGCCGCCCACGATCAGGCCCTTGTAGCCCAGTTGCCGGAGCTGCTTGACCAGGTTGCCGCCGTCCGCCGCGAGGCCGGAGATGATCACCAGGTCGGCCCCCGAGTTCAGCACCGCCGTCACCTGCGTCGTGAAGTCGGTGTCGGTCGTCTGGAACTTCTGCACGGTGGCGACGTTCAGCCCCTGCGCCTTGGCCGCGTCCTGAAAGGTGCCCGTCTCGCTGGTCGAGAAGGCGTCGTTCTGCGCGTACAGCACGGCCACCTTCTTGATCTTGGGGTCGATCTTCAGCGCCTGCTTGATCGCGTTGGGGGCCACCACCGCCACCGGGGCCGAGACGCGCGCGATGTAGTCCCCGATCTGCGGAATGCCCTTGGCCGTGTTGCTCGGCCCCACCACCGGCACCTTGGCCCGCTCGGCGATGGGGTCGGCGGCAAAGGCCTGCTGCGAGAGCGTGGGGCCGACGATCGCCACCACGTTCGCCTTAGTGATCAGGTTCTGGAAGGCGTTGATCGCGCTGTTCTCGTCGCCCGCCGCGTCCTGAAAGACCAGCTTGATGGGCGTGCCGTTGATGCCACCGTGCGCGTTGATGTGCTTCTCGGCCAGTTTGGCGCCGATCACCTGCTCCTGTCCCAGCAGCGCCGTGTTGCTCGTCTGCGCCAGCGCCACACCGATAGGCACGGGTACCTGCACCTTCTGCGCGTGAGCACTTGCCAGCAGCCCCAGCATCACCGTCAAAGCAACTCGTTTCATCCCTGTTCCTCCTGAAAAGGTGTGTCCAGCCTGAAGCCAGGCGGCGTGGTGAGCGGTAGTCAGTAAAGGGCTCAGGTAACGTTGTGGTTGGGCACACTATCTCGGGGGGGACGGGGGAAGTCAAGCCGGATGGTGGGGGCTGGCCTGGACAGGGAAAAGCGAAAGGGCCGCCACCCGCAGGCGCAGCCCTTTCCAGGAGAGGACAGTTTATCGCAGCAGGCTGCGGCTGATCACCACGCGCTGAATCTCGTTGGTGCCCTCGTAGATCTGGTTGAGTTTCACGTCGCGCAGCAGCTTCTCGACCGGGTACTCGCCCACGTAGCCGTAGCCGCCGTGAACCTGGATCGCCTCGTTCGCCGCGTCGAAGGCCATCTCCGAGCAGTAGGCCTTGGCAATCGCGCTCTCGACGCCGTGCGGGAGGCCCTGGTCCACCAGCCAGGCAGCCTTCCAGGTCACCAGGCGGCCCGTCTCGATGCCCATCGCCATGTTCGCCAGCTTGAACTGGATCGCCTGAAAGTCGGCAATCGGCTTGCCGAACGCCTCACGCTGCTTGGCGTACTTCAGGCTCTCCTCCAGCGCGCGCCGGGCCACCCCGACCGACCCCGCCGCCACCGGAACGCGGGTCTTGTCGAGCGTCTTCATGGCGATCTTGAAGCCGTCCCCCAGCCCGCCGAGCTGGTTTTCCTTCGGCACGCGGACATTCTCGAACACCAGTTCGGAAGTCAGGCTGGCCCGCTGGCCCATCTTGTGCTTGATCTTGTTCCACGAGAAGCCCGGCGCGTCCTTCGGCACCACCAGCGCCACCGTCGCCCGGTGCCCACCCTGGCGATCCGTGGTGGCAAAGACGACGGTGATGTCGGCCACGCCGCCGTTGCTGATCCACATCTTGGTGCCGTTGATCACCCACTCGTCGCCGTCCAGCACGGCGGTCGTGCCCATCGCGGCGGCGTCGGAGCCGTTGTTCGGCTCGCTGAGGGCGAAGGCCGCGAGGGAGGGTTTCTCGGTCAGCGGCGTCAGGAAACGTTTCTGCTGCTCCTCGGTCCCGCCCACCAGAATCGGCGTGATGCCGAGTTCGGAGGCCATCAGGACCGTGTAGATGCCCATGCAGCCGTAGGCGAGTTCTTCCCCGATGATGCACTCGTCGAGCATCCCCAGGCCCAGCCCGCCCGCGTGTTCGGGAATGGCGATGTTCAGCAGGCCGACCTCGAAGGCTTTTTCGACCACCTGCCAGGGCAATTCTTCCTTCTGGTCGTACTCGGCGGCAATCGGAATGATCTCCTTGCGCGTGAAGTCGCGCGCGAGTTGCTGGAGCTGCTTCTGCTCGTCGGTGAGGGTGAAATCGATCATGTCTGACTCCTGAAGGGGACGGGAACCGCGCCGGGCAGCGAGAAACCGTGCAGTAAGAAAGGGCCTCTGGACTCGGTTCAATTTAACATGTCCCCGCGGCGCCGCTCCCGTCACTGGACGTGGAACGCTCCTCCCCCCGGCCTCCGCGCACTACCCTGGCCCCATGCCCGCCGACGAGAGCCTCACGCTGCGCCCGGTCCGCCGCACTGACGCTGGCGCCCTGGCGCAGGTCGCCTACGCCACCGGCTTTTTCGGGGAGAGCGCCCGGCGGTTCTTCCCGTCCCGCGCGCTGTTCGCGGCGTTGTGGGTCACGCCGTATCTGACGCCGGGTGCAGGGGGCCTGGGCTTCGTGGCCGAGCGGGGCGGACAGGTCGTCGGGTACATCCTGGGGAGCGTGGATCAACGCCGCTACGCGCTGGCCCTCGCTGCCCAGGTGCCGGGCCTGCTGTGGCGCCTGCTGACGGGCCGCCTGCCAGGGGCGCTCGCCTCGCTGCGCTACCTGCTGCGGGCCGCAAGGTTCGGTCTGCCCGCCCCGCCCACCAGCCGTTATCCCGCCCACCTGCACCTCAACCTGCTGCCGGAAGCGCGCGGGCTGGGGGCCGGTGGAGCACTCCTCGACGCCTTCCTGGCCGAGTTGCGTTCCCGGCACGTGCCCGGTGTGCAGCTCTCCACCACCCGGCGCAACGTGGCCGCCGTCCACCTCTACGTCAGGCGGGGGTTCCGCGAGTGGGTGTCCCGCCGCACGTCGCTCTGGAAACCCTGGAGCGGGCAGGAGGAGGAGCATCTGATCATGGTGCTGGACCTGACGCGGGAGGCCCCGTGATGCCCGTTACAGCACGTCTTCCGCACTTCCCCGCTTCCGCAGGTTGTTCTGCGTCTTGCGCCAGCGCAGCGCCTTCACGATGGCGGGGGCGGCCACATTCAGGTTCAGGTCGTAGGCGGGATACCACACCCGCTCCTCTGAAAACTTCAGCTTCATCTTGAACACGCCGAAGGAATGCTTGTCCTCGTCCAGCCTGCGCGGGATGCCCCAGAAGTCGAAGAGGGTATAGCCGCGCCGCTTGGCGTCCAGCATCGCGTTCCAGTAGAAGGCGTCGGGGGCCTTCACGTCCTTGTAGGGCGTGCCGTCGGGCTGCGTGCGGTCGTCGCGGACGCTGCCGCCGAACAGGTAATACGTGCCGGTGCCCATCGCCAGGAAAAAGCCCCCGGCCAGCGCCTTCCCCTCATGCCGCGAGAGGACGATATACGCCTCGCCGCCGTGCGCGTTCCCCTCACGCAGCATCGTCTCGTAGTAGGCGCGGGGGAAGGCGCCCAGCTTGGCCCGCTCGTTCGTCGCGGTAAAAATCTCCCAGAACGCCTCGAAATCGTCGTCGCGCCCGGCCACCACGCCCATCTTCTGCGCGGTCCGCACGTTGCGGCGGGCCATCGAGTGCAGGCCCGCGAAAAGGTCATCCTCGGAGCGCGTCAGGTCCGCCAGGATGGTGTGTTCGGGTTGCTCGCTCTCGGCGCGGCGGAAGGGGCCGAACGTCTCGGGGACGGGCACGCTGTCGTCGGCGGGAATGGGGGAGGGCGGCTCGATTTTCAGGAGGGCGTCGCCGGGCCGCGCGATCTGCCGGGCGGCCTCCGCCACTGCCGGGAGCAGGTCGAGCGATTCCAGCGCGGGGCCGCGCGGGGCGTACAGGGTGGAAAAGCCCGGCACCAGCCGCTTGCGGAGCAGTTGCAGCGCCCCCACCGTCCGCCCCTGCTGCTGAATCAGGTACCGCACGGGCGTCTGCCCCAGCACGCGCCTCGCCTCGCCGTAGCCCCAGCCTTGCAGGGCACTGGTGATGGGAAGCGAACGCACCGCGTCGTCGTACACGCGGGGGTCGGTGGTTTCCACGAGGGTCAGGCGCATCGGGGCGGATTGTAGCAGGGGGAGGAGAGGATCACCGGAGAGCGGGGGAGGGGGTCCGCACGACCTTCCAGCCTGCCCCGACCTGAGCCATGAGCACGGACGATCTGCTCCTTCCTGCTTTGCCGCACGGGAAACCGGGCGCGGCTTTGTCGGCCCGCCCACAGCCCCCCACGGCGCTCCTCTCCGGGCAGTACAGTAGGAAGATGAAACAAAGCCTCCTGACCCTCGCGTTGCTGCTGGGCGGCGCGGCCCTCGCGCAGACTGCCCCGACCACCCCGCCGACGCCTGCGCCCACCGCCCCCGCCCAGACTCCCGCACCCACCACACCGGCGCCCACGGCAGCTCCGGCGGCCACTCCGGCCCCGGCTGCGGCGAACGCGCAGACGGTGGTGGCGCAGGTCGGGAACGAAACGTATACGCTCGCGGATTTCGACCGGGCCTTCCGCATCGCGGTCGCGCGGGTGCTGAACGCGCAGGGGGTGCCGTACACGCCCGACATGCTGGCCGAGTTCGTTGAGGCCCGGCCCGATTACCTGACCCAGTTCGCCCGGGACCGCGCCGTGTATCAGCTTGCCCGCCGCAACACCCAGGTCACGCCCGCCCAGATCGACGCGCAGGTGGCCGAGGCCCGCAAGGGCTTTGCCACCGATGCCGAGTTCGCCCAGGCCCTCCAGGCGACCGGCTACGAGAACGAGGCGGAGCTGCGGGCCGACCTCGAACGGCAGGCCGTGGTGCAGGCCTACCTCGACAGCATCAAGTCACGCCTGACCTTCGGGGACGCGGTGGTCGCCAGCTTCTACAACCTCAACCGCGCGGCCTTCAACCGGCCCGCCGAGGCCTGCGTGAAGCACATCCTGGTCAAGACGCAGGCCGAGGGCCAGGCGGTGCTGCGTGACTTGCAGGGCGGCGCGGACTTCGCCCAACTCGCCAAGACCAAAAGCCAGGACCCCGGCAGCGCCGCCGAGGGGGGCGACCTGGGCTGCGTCTCGTCCGGCGAGACGGTGGCGGCCTTTGACAAGGTGGCCTTCAGTGCCCCGCTGAACCAGCCGCAGCTCGTGCAGACCGAGTACGGCTGGCACGTGCTGGTCGTCACCAAGCGCACCCCGGCGGGCCTGGCCTCCCTCGCCGAGGTCGCGCCCCTGATCCGCGAACAGCTCGCCCGCGACGCCGCCCAGAAGTATCTGGACGCCCAGATCGCGCGCCTGAACATCCAGACGAACAAGGCAGCGGTGACGCCTCCGGCCAGCAAGTAACAAGCAGGTAACAAAGGCAGTGGGGAAGGGGCGGTCAGGGTTGGCCGCCTCTCTCCGTGGTGCTGGAGCAGTTGTCAGAAAGATGCGCGGCCTGCTCGAAAGCCCCTCACCCCCTCGCTGCGCGAGGCCCCTTTCCCCTTGGTAGAGGGGTCAGAAAAGCCCGCTCCCTGGGGAGACTGGGACAGCCGCTTGCGGGGGGGTGGGTGAGGGGTCTTTCTGTCGAATGCTCTACGCCTGCCCCACCCGCCGCATCCCCACGGTCAGCGTTGCCGCCGCCAGGGGGGCCAGCGAGCGGGTTTGCCGGGCCAGCAGACCTGCGCCCAGAGTCCCGACAGCGAGGAGCCGGGCCAGCCGCACGCGCTCGGCGGATACCGGGAGGGGTGCCCCGTCGCGGCGGCTTCGCACCGCTTCCGGCGGGGTCAAAGCTCCGGTCAGACCCAGCGCGGCGAGGGCCAGCAGGTCTGTCAGCACGCTGCGGCCCCGCCCGGCTTGCCCGCTGGGCCACAGGCCCGCCGCACTGGTGAGCCAGGGTGCCCAGCCGGGCGCCTGAAGGGTGTCTTCGGGAAGCGTCGAGAGGGCCAGGGCCGCACCCGGCACCAGCGCCGCCACCCGCTCGCCCAACCTTCCCGACAGTGCGGCCTGTCCGGCGAGGGCGGCCACGTCAGGCGGCGTCGGCGCATTCCCCACCGTTCCCGCCAGCGTCCGCAAGCCGCTCAGCACGCCGAGGCCCGCGAGCGGCTGGGGCACGCCACCGACCAGCGCCGCGAGGGCGGCCACCGGCAGCGCCCCGTTTGCCGTGTCGGGGTGATCGGGGTCGAGTTCGCGGGCCGTTGCCCACGCCAGGAAGCCCGCCGCCCCCACGTCCAGGGCCGCCTGCCAGGTTCGCCCGGACAGCCTGGCCGCCAGGACGCTTACCGCGGCACCCGCCACCGCGAACCGGTTGGAGGGGTACGAGAAGTCGATGGGCCGGGCCAGGGCCGAGGCCCGCAGGGGCGCGGGAAGGTCACTCATGCCTCACCGTACCCCCTGGGCCTTCCGGGCGCGTTCAGGAAACGCTCAAGCCCGGCTTCAGGTCGTGTAATCCGCGTTGATGCTCACATACTCCGCGCTCAGGTCGCAGCCCCAGGCTTCGCCCGCCGCGTCGCCCACTCCCAGCCCCACCTCGAACACGACCTCCGGGGCCTGCATACTCGCGCTGACCTGCGCCGCGTCGTAGGGGAGGGGGCGTCCGGCGAAGACCGGGGTGCCCTGCACCTGGACGGTCATCCGCTCCACGTCCACTGCCGCGCCGCTGCGGCCCACCGCCATGATCACGCGGCCCCAGTTGGGATCGTTGCCGTGGACGGCGCTCTTGAGCAGCGGCGAGACGCAGCAGGTGCGCGCGGCGGTCAGCGCCTCGGCCTCGCTGCGGGCACCCGAGACGCGGACGGTCAGCAGCTTGGTCGCGCCCTCGCCGTCGGCGGCGATCTGCCGCGCCAGGTCGCGCATCACGCCTTCCAGCGCCGTCAGGAACTCGGCCGGGTCCACGTCGCCCGCGTGCCCGTTCGCCAGCACCAGCGCCATGTCGTTCGTGCTGGTGTCGCCGTCCACCGTGACCGCGTTGAAAGTCCGGTTCACGATGGCCGGGAACGCCGCCCGCAGCGCCGCCTGGTCCACCCGCGCGTCGCTGAAGGCGAAGGCGAACATGGTCGCCATGTCCGGGTGAATCATGCCGCTGCCCTTGGCGGTGCCCACGATGCGCGCGCCCGTGCTCAGCGTTGCCTGGGCGGTCTTGGGGTGCGTGTCGGTGGTCATGATCGCCGCCGCGAAGGGCGCCGCGTCACGGCCCAGCTCGTCCGGCAGATGCTCCACGCCGCTCAGCACCCGGTCCATCGGCAGGAGGTGCCCGATGATGCCGGTGCTGGCCGTCAGCACGGCGTCCGGCTCCACGTTCAGCACGCTGCCCAGGGCGTCCGCGATGTCCGCGTTGTCGCGTGCCCCCTGCGCCCCGGTCGCGGCGTTCGCGTTTCCGGCGTTCACGACCAGGGCGCGCACCGGCCCAGCCTGGCCGTAGACCTCGCGGTTGCGCGTCACGCAGGCCGCCGCCGCGCTGCTGCGGGTGCCGACAAAGGCCCAGGCACAGGCCGCGTCGCTCACCACGCAGCTCAAATCCGTCTTGCCGCTGGGCTTGATGCCCGCCGCCATCGCCGCCGCCGTGAAGCCCTGGGGAAAGGTCAGACCCGAATCCGTCATGCGCGTATGCTAGCGGGCGAGGTCCCCAGGCGCTTGTCCCCGGAAGCAGGTCCCTGGATCACACCGGCCAGCGCCAGAACCCGCTGCGTCCGCCTCCGGCGACGCCCCCTCAACCTGATGCACATTTGACGTGTTCTGCACGTTCCTCACGCGGCCTTCATGGGAGAGATGGGGGCGGGCGGGTAGGGTGAGAGCAATGAAGAATGTGCTGTTCTCCCTGACGGCGGCCGCCGTGCTGTCCGGTGCCGCTCTGGCCGCGCCCGTCAAGCTCCCGACGATTCCCGTCACCCTGGAACCGAATGCCCGGCTGCTGACGCTGAACGACGCGGGGATCGCCAAGGCCTTTCCCTCCTCGGCGGGCCGCCCCGACGCCGTGTTTCTGACCGAGGACCGCAAGGTCAGCGTGGCCTTCGAGTGGCGCGAGGGCAAGCTGGCGCCCTCCCAGGTGCAGGATCTGGTGGCGCAGTTCCCGGCGGTGATCCGCGCCCAGATTCCGAACGTGAAGACCCTCAAAGCCAGCGTGCTCCAGATCGGCGGGACGCCCTGGGCCCAGTTCGTGTTCACCACGCCGGGGCAGGGGGACGACCTGCGCCGCGAACTGCTGATGACCAGCGCCGAGGGCCGCATTCTGGTCATCACCATCGCGGGCAACCAGAAGGACTACAGCCGCAACGAGGCCGTCATCCGCAACCTGGTGAACAGCGTCCGGGTGGACTGAACGCGGTGGACCCGGCGCCCCGTTCTTCCCAGGTACACCTTCTGCCTGGGGGGACTAGGGGCGTCCCATTCTGTCTGGATGACCGTCTGCCCGGTCAGGTTCGGGCGCCGTCCCCCCTGTTCTTTTCCCGCTGGCCCGGGGTTGCCCCGGTCCCTGTGACGCCGTTGTTTGGAGTTCGTGTTTAATATGGACTGCGTGCAACAAGTTCCTGACTCGCAACTGACGGAGGCCCGGTCCCTGGAGCCTCCGCGTGTGCTGGCTGTCCGCGGCGGCATACAGAGCGAGGTGGGCGAGTGGCGGGGGCGCGAGGTGTTCGTCAAGACCCTGCTGACCGACGACCCCCAGGCCGCCCTGCGCTTCGAGCACGAGGGGCAGATCGCGGCCGGGCTGGACCATCCGCTGGTGGTGCCGCTGCTGGCGCAGACGCGGGCGCAGCTCATCTTTCCGTTCGTGCCCGGCCCCACGCTGCGCGAGCGGGTGGAGCACGGTCCCCTGTCCCCCGCCGAGGCGCTGGGCGTGACCTGCGGCGTGCTGGGTGCGGTCACCCACCTGCACGCCCGGGGCGTCACCCACCACGACCTGAAGCCGGAGAACGTGCTGCTCGCGGGCGGCAGCTTGCGCGGCGAGTGCGTGCGCCTGGTGGACTTCGGCATGAGCCACTCGCAGGCGCTGCCCCACGACATCCACGGCGGCACGCGCATGGGCACGCCGCACTTCATGGCCCCCGAGCAGTTCCAGGGCGTGCGGGGCGACCCCCGCAGTGACCTGTACTCGGTCGGCGTGCTGCTGTTCGACTGCCTGGCCGGGCACCCCCCCTACGAGGACGCCCTGGGCTGGCTGGTGGGCCTCTGCGACGACTGCGCCCCGCTGCCCGGTCCCCCCGAGTTGCACCCCGTCCTGCAAGCGGCCCTCAGCCGCGACCCGGCGGAGCGTCCCGGCTCGGCCGCCGAGATGCGGGCCGCCCTCCGCGGCGCCGCGCGGGCGCTGGGGCTGGAGGCCGCTTGCCCCTGATCGCGTTCAGCGGCAACCGTTTTCTGGCCGAGGAGACGCTGCGCGACACCCTCGCGGCGCGCGGCCTGAGCGTGCGC
The window above is part of the Deinococcus metallilatus genome. Proteins encoded here:
- a CDS encoding ABC transporter ATP-binding protein; the protein is MTAVLTERGTVLEARGLTRRFGGLVAVNDVSFDVREGEIFGLIGPNGAGKTTLFNLMTGLTPPSSGTLTYRGQKVTGLAPHRIAALGMSRTFQNIRLFRALSALENVKIAQHVRTHAGLWAGVFGTAREEERRVEERAWALLDLVGLADRAGEMAANFSYGDQRRLEIARALATEPRVLLLDEPAAGMNTAEKGQLTAFIREVHDRFDLTVLVIEHHVPLVMNLCDRVAVLNFGQLIAVGDPATVQRDPKVIEAYLGGE
- a CDS encoding branched-chain amino acid ABC transporter permease, which produces MSEFLAQYGFLIVTMVQAGLLGLSLYFPLQAGQLSLASPGFYALGGYVAAIMLTSPAFSSLRDALGNGMFPLTWVAAALASGVLGVLVGVPALRLRGIYLALATIAFVEILRVVSLNLSITGGAIGIFGIPQAFGFQDRWQYLWLFGPLLILTLLFARQVERSRVGRAFRAIREDELAADAMGVPPTRYKVLAFVIGAVLAGIVGAMSAPFLNTWNAKQGTFDASIAILAFVLIGGSRNIWGPVVGGALLTAVPELLRFLADWRLVINGLVLVVASLYLPQGIVGALEGVRRPPPPRRPPSVPVVVEAKGGTS
- a CDS encoding branched-chain amino acid ABC transporter permease gives rise to the protein MELSQLLQNVLNGLAIGSVYAIFALGYTLVFSILGIINFAHGAVFTLGAYFTYTLVVGQFENNGILKGINLFPNGSPFSGNPWLFALATLIGAAVAGLVAVLIERLAFRPMRSRGADPLLALVSSLGVALVVVNLIQLLVGAEIYNFPSDAYGQVQPALSFHIGDRVVIVRTVQIIIFAVSLVMLAILGYVIGRTKIGKALRAVAENPGTASLLGISVDRFILITFFLSGFLGGLAGTLVGTAFGVAGPYFGVTYGLKGLAVIVLGGLGSIPGAVVGGLVIGLAEAFVPAQYSAYKDAVAFALLFVILLVRPQGLLGRAQIQKV
- a CDS encoding ABC transporter substrate-binding protein, with product MKRVALTVMLGLLASAHAQKVQVPVPIGVALAQTSNTALLGQEQVIGAKLAEKHINAHGGINGTPIKLVFQDAAGDENSAINAFQNLITKANVVAIVGPTLSQQAFAADPIAERAKVPVVGPSNTAKGIPQIGDYIARVSAPVAVVAPNAIKQALKIDPKIKKVAVLYAQNDAFSTSETGTFQDAAKAQGLNVATVQKFQTTDTDFTTQVTAVLNSGADLVIISGLAADGGNLVKQLRQLGYKGLIVGGNGLNTSNIFPVCQQYCDGVIIAQAYSPAQPSAANQLFVKEYRAQYKKDPPQFAAQAYAGVQVVADALRALDHQKKLSQWNLDDLRTALNKQILAGKYNTPLGEVRFDKEGEVLQKDFYVAQIKMQDAKNGSFVYLK
- a CDS encoding acyl-CoA dehydrogenase family protein; this encodes MIDFTLTDEQKQLQQLARDFTRKEIIPIAAEYDQKEELPWQVVEKAFEVGLLNIAIPEHAGGLGLGMLDECIIGEELAYGCMGIYTVLMASELGITPILVGGTEEQQKRFLTPLTEKPSLAAFALSEPNNGSDAAAMGTTAVLDGDEWVINGTKMWISNGGVADITVVFATTDRQGGHRATVALVVPKDAPGFSWNKIKHKMGQRASLTSELVFENVRVPKENQLGGLGDGFKIAMKTLDKTRVPVAAGSVGVARRALEESLKYAKQREAFGKPIADFQAIQFKLANMAMGIETGRLVTWKAAWLVDQGLPHGVESAIAKAYCSEMAFDAANEAIQVHGGYGYVGEYPVEKLLRDVKLNQIYEGTNEIQRVVISRSLLR
- a CDS encoding GNAT family N-acetyltransferase is translated as MPADESLTLRPVRRTDAGALAQVAYATGFFGESARRFFPSRALFAALWVTPYLTPGAGGLGFVAERGGQVVGYILGSVDQRRYALALAAQVPGLLWRLLTGRLPGALASLRYLLRAARFGLPAPPTSRYPAHLHLNLLPEARGLGAGGALLDAFLAELRSRHVPGVQLSTTRRNVAAVHLYVRRGFREWVSRRTSLWKPWSGQEEEHLIMVLDLTREAP
- a CDS encoding lipid II:glycine glycyltransferase FemX, encoding MRLTLVETTDPRVYDDAVRSLPITSALQGWGYGEARRVLGQTPVRYLIQQQGRTVGALQLLRKRLVPGFSTLYAPRGPALESLDLLPAVAEAARQIARPGDALLKIEPPSPIPADDSVPVPETFGPFRRAESEQPEHTILADLTRSEDDLFAGLHSMARRNVRTAQKMGVVAGRDDDFEAFWEIFTATNERAKLGAFPRAYYETMLREGNAHGGEAYIVLSRHEGKALAGGFFLAMGTGTYYLFGGSVRDDRTQPDGTPYKDVKAPDAFYWNAMLDAKRRGYTLFDFWGIPRRLDEDKHSFGVFKMKLKFSEERVWYPAYDLNLNVAAPAIVKALRWRKTQNNLRKRGSAEDVL